One Fusobacterium ulcerans DNA segment encodes these proteins:
- a CDS encoding TonB-dependent receptor, with protein sequence MYKKIGILALILSSSLFAEELGKKEEFAVKLNESTITSERYDETPVIETAKNVTVITSEEIEKRGYKSVDEALVNVPGLSFAGGYLSMRGQVPSMGNKHLVVLVDGIPQNGMDNRSFDLDFIPVEQIEKIEVVPAGGAIMYGGNATSGVINIITKENENKKYWGNAGLQVGSFNERKYKLNYGTNLTENLSIDARYINTDKDGYRDYTKKESEFEEIGAKYKLKDGNIGFKYIRNERKSTGSGYLTKAQYDHDRRQNDSSYKEKIAHDTQDKYILEFNKKLSGNLSLSAVAEYREREYTYSQPKTAAYSSYHSRVKNTDSLYTNAQLKYSYAEKSNLIFGGDYSKAKVKEDGYSTSGSTIYRKTYTVTDYEAIGGYLLNKYSYNNFIFTQGIRVERNKFDEDEASYKTDGTFKNKKNINDSNTNTNYELTANYMFSEDTSGYVSWNRVYRSPNLTEYTSWKTNKNTNETASRDSQEVDTFEIGLKSLINNIYLSGAVFYIKGNKEIMYDYYRDEIAIDKSESGSYYNLDGKTERIGIELASEQYFDKLTLRENFTYMHNEIVDGPYKGNDIPGVSNVIFGLGATYEITSQFTFNIESNYHGKAYLINDYYNKVPKRNSYMVTNISAKYNFENGVSLAAGIDNVFNEIYCDYITYAGTKINYSPSPERTYYVSAEYKF encoded by the coding sequence ATGTATAAGAAAATTGGGATTTTAGCATTAATTTTAAGTTCATCTCTGTTTGCAGAGGAATTAGGAAAAAAGGAAGAATTTGCTGTAAAGCTTAATGAATCAACTATTACATCAGAAAGATATGATGAGACTCCTGTTATTGAAACAGCTAAAAATGTTACTGTTATCACAAGTGAAGAGATTGAAAAAAGAGGATATAAAAGTGTGGATGAAGCTCTTGTAAATGTTCCCGGTCTTTCTTTTGCAGGTGGATATTTATCAATGAGAGGGCAAGTTCCAAGCATGGGAAACAAACATCTGGTTGTACTGGTTGATGGGATTCCTCAAAATGGCATGGATAATAGGTCATTCGATTTAGATTTTATTCCTGTAGAACAAATAGAAAAAATAGAGGTAGTTCCTGCTGGAGGAGCTATTATGTATGGAGGAAATGCTACTTCTGGAGTTATCAACATCATTACTAAAGAAAATGAAAACAAAAAATATTGGGGAAATGCTGGACTTCAAGTGGGTTCATTCAATGAAAGAAAGTATAAATTAAACTACGGAACTAATCTAACAGAAAATTTATCAATAGATGCCAGATATATTAATACAGATAAAGATGGGTATAGAGATTATACGAAAAAGGAATCTGAATTTGAAGAAATAGGGGCTAAATACAAATTAAAAGATGGAAATATAGGTTTTAAATATATTCGCAATGAAAGAAAATCAACAGGTTCTGGATATCTTACCAAAGCTCAATATGATCATGATAGGAGGCAAAATGATTCAAGTTATAAAGAAAAAATAGCTCATGATACACAAGATAAATATATTCTTGAATTTAACAAAAAGCTGTCTGGCAACTTATCTCTTTCAGCTGTAGCTGAATATCGTGAGAGGGAATATACTTATTCTCAGCCTAAAACAGCTGCATATTCATCATATCATAGCAGAGTAAAAAATACTGATTCTCTATATACAAATGCGCAGTTAAAATATAGCTATGCTGAAAAAAGCAATTTAATATTTGGAGGAGACTATTCTAAAGCTAAAGTTAAAGAAGATGGATATAGTACTTCTGGTTCTACAATTTATCGTAAAACATATACAGTAACTGACTATGAAGCTATTGGTGGTTATCTTCTTAATAAATATAGTTATAATAATTTTATCTTTACTCAGGGAATTAGAGTGGAAAGAAATAAATTTGATGAAGATGAAGCCTCTTATAAGACTGATGGAACTTTTAAAAATAAAAAAAATATTAATGATTCCAATACAAATACAAACTATGAATTAACAGCAAACTATATGTTTTCTGAAGATACTTCAGGATATGTCAGCTGGAATAGAGTATATAGATCTCCTAATCTGACTGAATATACTAGTTGGAAAACAAATAAAAATACCAATGAAACTGCTTCAAGAGATTCTCAGGAAGTTGATACTTTTGAAATTGGTCTTAAGTCTCTTATAAATAATATTTATTTGTCTGGAGCTGTATTCTATATCAAAGGGAATAAAGAGATAATGTACGATTATTATAGAGATGAAATAGCAATAGATAAATCTGAAAGTGGAAGCTACTACAACCTTGATGGAAAAACTGAAAGAATAGGAATTGAACTTGCCAGTGAACAATATTTCGACAAATTAACATTGAGAGAAAATTTTACATATATGCATAATGAAATTGTAGATGGCCCATATAAAGGAAACGATATTCCTGGTGTAAGCAATGTAATATTCGGATTAGGAGCTACCTATGAAATCACTTCTCAGTTTACTTTTAACATTGAATCAAATTACCATGGAAAAGCTTATCTAATCAATGATTATTATAATAAAGTTCCCAAAAGAAATAGCTATATGGTTACAAATATTTCTGCAAAATATAATTTTGAAAATGGTGTATCTCTTGCTGCTGGAATAGATAATGTTTTCAATGAAATTTACTGTGACTATATTACTTATGCAGGTACAAAAATCAATTATTCTCCTTCACCTGAGAGAACATATTATGTAAGTGCTGAATATAAATTTTAA